In Aedes albopictus strain Foshan chromosome 3, AalbF5, whole genome shotgun sequence, the following are encoded in one genomic region:
- the LOC115267967 gene encoding uncharacterized protein LOC115267967, with the protein MTESQKRKAIDIQAFFSKKKVVNDAGEEKTITTCLLCGEATKTFKCETKFNLSRHIVTSHKAKATEIGLLTEEESMKSQADAKQKVVIWIDPNVYVTSMVQWVTEGNLPFRFFDTPYARNILEPMEKGLKLPHVGRKSIVKYLESVEQHIVQCITDKLRGNMLSLKMDLASRKGRSVLGINAQIIDNGKITVYTLGMIERFERNTAESLRAEILLLLKKFNVGITQIYTVTTDNGSNMIKATKLLKNEQSLLMAELEDPKTTSDEETDIDYASFYSGDVDHECDTDAEFLDRDDDDTESLKSFSADEVEYTEEIDDLENLNNAHLTGVRYAAHDVQLSVYDVFKKKSVTIFLAKARKLVKTLRAQPYGNSFRLDKSKKLPFFDGDTRWGSSHLMVDCLRHQKDFIMSLLTPDLKKQFGARFWSTVDQFVQATKPVYVLTKRIQEEALTSGSFYLYWKECTLELEDICSSLAKQLNRALKDRQHMWMDNEAFLAALYMDLRLNDFNPPVLNPDQQERAIKHILKTWENMKMIRGSEAQSTTDAGDPVPSTSSATSLGRLTRVEQLLSVNRQARKSDFNDMEKRIRRLRLEPSLPLDTDIISWWQVSKPKEKDLVMLALVILQIPCTQVSVERAFNGLGQILTRFRTRLGPGTLGNVLFVKANSDLLREHTYKLKP; encoded by the exons ATGACGGAGAGCCAAAAACGGAAAGCTATCGacattcaagcatttttttccaagaaaaaagTTGTCAACGATGCTGGAGAGGAGAAGACGATAACCACTTGTCTGCTATGCGGCGAAGCAACGAAAACTTTCAAGTGCGAAACTAAGTTCAATCTCTCTCGGCATATTGTAACTTCCCACAAGGCAAAGGCAACAGAAATAGGTCTTCTTACGGAGGAAGAATCGATGAAGAGCCAAGCCGACGCGAAACAAAAGGTGGTTATCTGGATTGACCCGAACGTCTACGTTACCTCCATGGTGCAATGGGTTACAGAAGGAAACCTTCCCTTTCGTTTTTTCGATACTCCCTACGCCCGGAACATCCTTGAACCAATGGAGAAAGGCCTGAAGCTACCTCACGTCGGGAGAAAAAGTATTGTCAAGTATCTGGAATCAGTGGAGCAGCATATTGTACAGTGCATTACTGATAAACTTCGTGGGAATATGCTCAGCCTCAAGATGGACCTTGCCTCCCGAAAAGGAAGATCTGTTCTCGGAATAAATGCCCAAATAATCGATAACGGCAAGATTACCGTGTATACGCTTGGCATGATTGAAAGATTCGAGCGAAACACTGCCGAAAGTCtgcgagctgaaattttgctgtTACTCAAGAAGTTCAATGTTGGTATCACTCAGATATACACAGTCACAACTGACAACGGAAGCAACATGATTAAGGCAACCAAATTATTGAAAAACGAACAGTCATTGCTAATGGCTGAGCTGGAGGATCCTAAAACGACGAGCGATGAAGAAACCGACATTGATTATGCAAGCTTCTACTCCGGTGATGTTGACCACGAATGCGATACAGACGCAGAGTTTTTGGATCG GGACGACGATGACACAGAATCTTTGAAGAGTTTCTCAGCCGACGAAGTTGAATACACCGAAGAAATTGATGACTTGGAAAACCTCAATAACGCACATCTAACGGGGGTGAGATATGCTGCCCATGATGTACAGCTCTCGGTTTACGACGTTTTCAAAAAGAAGTCCGTGACAATCTTTCTGGCCAAAGCGAGGAAACTAGTCAAAACCCTCCGGGCACAGCCGTACGGAAATTCGTTTCGTTTGGATAAATccaaaaaactgccatttttcgATGGAGACACTCGTTGGGGTTCGAGTCACCTGATGGTTGATTGCCTACGACACCAAAAAGACTTCATCATGTCATTACTCACCCCGGATCTTAAGAAGCAGTTTGGTGCTAGATTTTGGTCGACCGTGGATCAGTTTGTTCAAGCAACTAAGCCTGTATATGTCTTGACCAAGAGAATACAGGAGGAAGCATTGACAAGTGGATCTTTCTATCTGTACTGGAAAGAATGTACGCTTGAGCTTGAAGATATTTGCTCATCCCTAGCTAAACAACTCAACAGAGCTTTGAAAGATCGTCAACACATGTGGATGGACAATGAAGCCTTTTTAGCAGCCCTGTATATGGATCTCCGCCTTAATGATTTCAATCCCCCCGTCTTGAATCCTGATCAACAAGAAAGAGCAATT AAGCACATTCTCAAGACTTGGGAAAACATGAAGATGATTCGTGGTAGTGAGGCACAATCAACCACAGACGCTGGCGACCCCGTGCCTTCGACTTCATCTGCAACCAGCCTGGGGAGACTGACGAGGGTCGAACAGTTGCTGTCGGTGAACCGTCAGGCAAGAAAAAGCGATTTCAATGACATGGAAAAACGAATTCGCAGACTACGGCTTGAACCATCTCTGCCACTTGATACGGACATAATTTCATGGTGGCAAGTGTCTAAGCCTAAGGAGAAGGATCTAGTTATGCTGGCATTGGTGATATTGCAGATTCCGTGTACTCAAGTATCGGTAGAAAGAGCTTTCAATGGACTTGGACAGATTCTAACCAGGTTTCGAACAAGACTTGGTCCTGGAACACTTGGAAACGTTTTGTTCGTGAAGGCTAACAGTGATTTACTAAGAGAGCATACCTATAAACTTAAACCATAA
- the LOC134289827 gene encoding uncharacterized protein LOC134289827, with translation MDVEFDMLYTNMAVHHLDRDEIEYELKIRGLPFTQTETRAALMRRLKEKLKTEKNRANIDLDFDRLDTTVDEEIKQIDANVKQIKDFLTNKVRFEGIRESLKTRLAHYFARAKRLPENTEREDDYADIDMLVSSIRGAFNSHFSLFSGQRDVIEQLNQSFAMMLSGNRNELENKKDNEKGSAEEGSDNSRRRNLQSADNPVGYPQLATNYLPIMMPPWMFGNPQMWAAQQMMRAESLGSFSNSMNAQKVSGQIEGSRKTSGKSSRRSKQKVQSSSSEKDTSSTEDDWSSEEVRKPSRGKKRSHKTEKRRPVSDWKLKYDGADNGQTLMKFLKEVEFYAKSENMSPKQLFRSAIHLFNGAAKTWFMTGFENEDFTSWEELKEELKREFLSPDHDHTSEIRAIARKQGPRESFQDYFLELQKIFNSLTKPMTERRKFEIVFRNMRSDYKGHAVSSEIDNLADLKKFGRRLDATYWYKYNTTTTESNTRSKTAQVNEVHTGTKPKSKPKPDEKQKSRTFRNSTRDRRGSDEEEIESRRRSKSPSRNNEPKDGLHVIIEKYQPPRNGDCFNCRLSGHHARDCDRPRHKYCQRCGFMNVDTATCPWCAKNGVKTVPEGRQLDRN, from the coding sequence ATGGATGTCGAATTTGATATGCTATACACAAATATGGCCGTTCATCACCTTGACCGCGATGAGATTGAATACGAGCTTAAAATTCGCGGGCTTCCGTTCACGCAAACTGAAACACGTGCAGCGTTGATGAGACGTCTGAAAGAGAAGTTAAAAACCGAAAAGAATCGCGCGAATATTGATTTAGATTTCGATAGATTGGATACGACAGTAGATGAAGAGATTAAACAAATAGATGCAAATGTAAAACAAATCAAAGATTTCTTAACGAATAAAGTCCGTTTTGAGGGTATCCGGGAAAGCCTCAAAACGCGTTTGGCACACTATTTCGCGCGTGCCAAGCGACTACCGGAGAATACGGAAAGAGAAGACGATTACGCGGATATCGACATGTTAGTTTCAAGTATTCGCGGCGCGTTTAATTcacatttttcattattttcgggTCAAAGAGATGTAATTGAACAACTGAACCAGTCATTCGCAATGATGTTATCGGGAAACAGAAACGAGCTAGAGAATAAGAAGGATAATGAAAAAGGATCAGCTGAAGAAGGATCAGATAATTCGCGAAGACGTAATTTGCAGTCAGCCGATAATCCGGTCGGTTACCCACAATTAGCAACAAATTATTTACCCATTATGATGCCTCCTTGGATGTTCGGGAATCCTCAAATGTGGGCCGCACAGCAAATGATGCGTGCTGAATCTCTAGGTAGTTTTTCAAATTCAATGAACGCTCAGAAAGTTTCGGGACAGATCGAAGGATCGCGTAAAACTTCGGGAAAGTCGTCGCGCCGTTCGAAACAAAAAGTTCAAAGTTCGAGTTCGGAAAAGGATACGTCTAGTACGGAAGACGATTGGTCGTCGGAAGAGGTACGAAAGCCGTCGCGTGGAAAAAAGCGTAGTCACAAAACGGAAAAACGTAGGCCAGTTTCGGACTGGAAATTGAAATATGATGGGGCGGATAACGGACAAActttaatgaaatttttgaaagaggtAGAATTTTACGCGAAATCGGAGAATATGTCGCCCAAACAACTGTTCAGGTCAGCTATCCATCTTTTCAATGGAGCTGCGAAAACTTGGTTCATGACCGGGTTTGAGAATGAGGATTTTACGTCATGGGAGGAGCTTAAAGAGGAGCTGAAACGCGAGTTTTTAAGCCCCGACCATGATCATACGAGCGAGATTCGTGCGATAGCCCGGAAACAAGGTCCGcgagaatcgtttcaggattATTTTCTGGAGTTGCAGAAAATCTTCAACTCTTTAACAAAACCAATGACCGAACGCCGTAAGTTCGAGATCGTATTTCGGAATATGCGATCTGATTACAAAGGACACGCAGTGTCCTCAGAGATTGATAATTTAGCCGATCTCAAGAAATTCGGTCGACGTTTAGACGCGACTTATTGGTATAAGTATAATACGACGACAACCGAATCGAATACACGAAGTAAAACCGCGCAGGTGAATGAGGTACACACGGGTACCAAACCGAAGTCTAAACCAAAACCGGACGAAAAACAAAAATCGCGTACTTTCCGAAACTCTACTCGCGACCGTAGGGGTTCAGACGAAGAAGAAATAGAATCGCGTAGACGGTCCAAGAGTCCTTCCCGAAACAACGAGCCGAAAGATGGATTACACGTAATTATCGAAAAGTACCAGCCACCCAGAAACGGTGACTGTTTTAACTGTCGTTTATCAGGTCATCACGCACGTGACTGTGATCGACCTAGGCATAAGTACTGTCAACGGTGTGGATTCATGAATGTAGACACCGCCACATGTCCGTGGTGTGCAAAAAACGGTGTGAAAACTGTCCCCGAGGGCAGGCAGTTAGACCGAAACTAG